Proteins from a single region of Lelliottia sp. JS-SCA-14:
- the galU gene encoding UTP--glucose-1-phosphate uridylyltransferase GalU, producing the protein MAALNSKVTKAVIPVAGLGTRMLPATKAIPKEMLPLVDKPLIQYVVNECIAAGITEIVLVTHSSKNSIENHFDTSFELEAMLEKRVKRQLLEEVQSICPPHVTIMQVRQGLAKGLGHAVLCAHPVVGDEPVAVILPDVILDEFESDLSQDNLADMIRRFDETGSSQIMVEPVEDVTAYGVVDCKGVELKPGESVPMVGVVEKPKADVAPSNLAVVGRYVLSAEIWPLLAKTPPGAGDEIQLTDGIDMLIEKETVEAYHMKGKSHDCGNKLGYMQAFVEYGIRHNSLGEEFKAWLKETMGIKN; encoded by the coding sequence ATGGCTGCCCTAAATTCGAAAGTCACAAAGGCCGTTATCCCGGTAGCGGGATTAGGAACCAGGATGCTACCGGCTACAAAGGCAATTCCGAAAGAAATGCTGCCTTTGGTTGATAAGCCATTAATCCAGTATGTCGTCAATGAATGTATTGCCGCGGGCATTACTGAAATTGTGCTGGTGACTCATTCGTCCAAAAACTCGATCGAAAACCATTTCGATACCAGTTTTGAACTTGAAGCCATGCTGGAAAAACGCGTTAAACGCCAGCTGCTGGAAGAGGTTCAGTCTATCTGCCCACCGCATGTCACCATCATGCAGGTGCGTCAGGGGCTGGCTAAGGGCCTCGGACATGCAGTGCTGTGTGCTCACCCGGTTGTGGGCGACGAGCCTGTGGCGGTTATCCTGCCGGACGTGATTCTGGATGAGTTCGAATCAGACCTCTCTCAGGACAACCTCGCTGACATGATTCGTCGCTTCGACGAAACCGGCAGCAGCCAGATCATGGTTGAGCCTGTTGAAGACGTCACCGCGTACGGCGTGGTCGACTGCAAAGGCGTGGAGCTGAAACCAGGCGAAAGCGTGCCGATGGTTGGCGTGGTTGAGAAGCCTAAAGCCGACGTCGCCCCGTCTAACCTCGCGGTAGTGGGTCGTTATGTGCTGAGCGCAGAGATTTGGCCGCTGCTGGCGAAAACCCCTCCAGGCGCGGGTGACGAAATCCAGCTGACCGATGGCATTGATATGCTGATCGAGAAAGAGACCGTTGAAGCCTACCACATGAAAGGCAAGAGCCATGACTGCGGTAATAAGCTCGGTTATATGCAGGCTTTCGTTGAATATGGTATTCGCCATAACTCACTGGGCGAAGAATTTAAAGCCTGGCTGAAAGAGACCATGGGTATTAAAAACTAA
- the rssB gene encoding two-component system response regulator RssB yields the protein MTQPLAGKQILIVEDEPVFRSLLDSWLSSLGATTLLAVDGVDALEQMTAITPDLMICDIAMPRMNGLKLIEHLRNEGDQTPILVISATENMADIAKALRLGVQDVLLKPVKDLNRLRETVFACLYPNMFNSRVEEEERLFQDWDALVSNPHAAAKLLQELQPPVQQNISHCRINYRQLVAADQPGLVLDIAPLSDVDLAFYCLDVTRAGDNGVLAALLLRALFNGLLQEQLSHQGQRLPELGALLKQVNQLFRQANLPGQFPLLVGYYHSELKNLILVSAGLNATLNTGEHHIQVSNGVPLGTLGTTYLNQISHRCTSWQCQIWGAGGRLRLMLSTE from the coding sequence ATGACACAGCCATTGGCCGGAAAACAGATTCTGATAGTTGAAGACGAGCCCGTTTTCCGTTCGCTACTGGATTCGTGGTTAAGTTCGCTGGGAGCAACGACCCTGCTCGCCGTTGACGGTGTAGATGCCCTGGAACAGATGACGGCCATCACACCCGATCTGATGATCTGTGATATCGCAATGCCGCGTATGAACGGCCTAAAACTCATCGAGCATTTGCGTAACGAGGGGGACCAGACGCCGATTCTGGTGATCTCCGCGACGGAGAACATGGCCGATATCGCCAAAGCCCTGCGTCTAGGCGTTCAGGACGTCCTGTTAAAGCCGGTAAAAGATCTTAATCGCCTGCGTGAAACGGTGTTTGCCTGCCTTTACCCGAATATGTTTAATTCCCGCGTCGAGGAAGAGGAGCGCCTTTTCCAGGACTGGGATGCGCTGGTCAGTAATCCACACGCCGCCGCCAAGCTTTTACAGGAGCTTCAGCCGCCGGTTCAGCAAAATATATCCCATTGCAGAATTAACTACCGTCAACTGGTTGCCGCAGACCAGCCCGGCCTGGTGCTCGATATTGCGCCATTATCAGATGTTGATTTAGCGTTTTATTGTCTGGATGTGACGCGAGCAGGTGATAACGGCGTATTAGCAGCATTATTATTGCGGGCATTATTTAACGGTTTGTTACAGGAACAGCTTTCTCATCAGGGGCAGCGGCTTCCTGAATTGGGGGCACTGCTTAAACAAGTTAACCAGCTTTTCCGCCAGGCCAATTTACCGGGACAGTTTCCGCTGTTAGTGGGTTATTACCATAGTGAATTAAAAAACCTCATCCTGGTCTCTGCGGGTCTAAACGCCACGCTGAATACCGGGGAGCATCATATTCAGGTCAGTAACGGCGTTCCACTGGGGACGTTAGGTACGACTTATCTTAACCAAATAAGCCACCGCTGCACGTCATGGCAGTGTCAAATTTGGGGAGCCGGTGGGCGTTTGCGCTTAATGTTGTCCACGGAATAG
- the rssA gene encoding patatin-like phospholipase RssA, producing the protein MRKVKIGLALGSGAARGWSHIGVINALKRLGVEVDLVAGCSIGSLVGAAYACGKMPELETWVRSFSYWDVLRLMDLSWQRGGLLRGERVFNQFRQIMPSDDFNLCQMPFGAVATNLSTGREIWFTEGDIHLAVRASCSMPGLMAPVPHNGYWLVDGGVVNPVPISLTRAMGADIVIAVDLQHDAHLMQQDLMPVNLHNDEPESEKLAWHERLRERLGRAATRRSVTAPTAMEIMTTSIQVLENRLKRNRMAGDPPDILIQPFCPQISTLDFHRAEAAIAAGALAVEKKMDELLPLVRASV; encoded by the coding sequence ATGAGAAAGGTAAAAATTGGTCTGGCGCTGGGATCAGGTGCAGCCCGGGGCTGGTCGCACATTGGCGTGATTAACGCGTTAAAACGACTGGGTGTCGAAGTTGATCTTGTTGCAGGATGTTCTATTGGTTCGCTGGTAGGGGCCGCCTACGCGTGCGGTAAAATGCCGGAGCTCGAAACCTGGGTACGATCTTTTAGCTACTGGGACGTCCTGCGCCTGATGGATCTCTCCTGGCAACGCGGTGGGCTGCTGCGCGGTGAACGCGTGTTTAATCAGTTCCGCCAAATCATGCCCTCCGATGATTTCAATCTTTGCCAGATGCCGTTCGGCGCCGTGGCAACCAATCTCAGTACCGGCAGGGAAATCTGGTTCACCGAAGGTGATATCCACCTTGCCGTGCGCGCGTCCTGTAGTATGCCGGGTCTGATGGCACCGGTTCCCCACAATGGCTACTGGCTGGTGGATGGCGGCGTGGTCAATCCTGTCCCGATTTCGCTAACCCGCGCGATGGGGGCTGATATCGTGATTGCGGTGGATTTGCAGCATGACGCCCATCTGATGCAACAAGATTTAATGCCGGTGAATCTCCATAACGATGAGCCAGAAAGCGAAAAACTCGCCTGGCATGAACGCCTGCGCGAACGGTTAGGGCGTGCGGCGACGCGACGTTCGGTCACCGCGCCGACGGCGATGGAGATCATGACCACCTCTATTCAGGTGCTGGAGAATCGCCTGAAGCGAAATCGAATGGCGGGCGATCCTCCGGATATTCTTATACAGCCATTCTGTCCGCAAATATCAACGCTCGACTTCCATCGCGCTGAAGCGGCTATTGCCGCCGGCGCACTGGCGGTTGAGAAAAAAATGGACGAACTGTTACCTTTGGTGCGCGCGTCAGTGTGA
- a CDS encoding YchJ family protein: MSQLCPCGSALEYSLCCQRYLSGNQVAPDPSHLMRSRYSAFVIKDADYLIKTWHPSCHAADFRQEIEAGFANTQWLGLTQFEVAPGSTPNEGFVSFVARFTEQNKPGAIIERSRFLLEGGQWYYIDGTRPQFGRNDPCPCGSGKKFKKCCGQ; the protein is encoded by the coding sequence GTGTCTCAACTCTGTCCCTGTGGTAGCGCTCTGGAGTATAGCCTATGTTGCCAGCGATATCTTTCCGGCAACCAGGTTGCACCAGATCCGTCACACCTTATGCGATCCCGGTATTCTGCTTTTGTGATCAAAGACGCAGACTACCTGATTAAAACCTGGCATCCGTCCTGCCATGCCGCTGACTTTCGTCAGGAGATTGAAGCCGGATTTGCCAATACGCAGTGGCTCGGCTTGACGCAGTTCGAGGTTGCGCCCGGCAGTACCCCCAATGAAGGTTTTGTCAGTTTTGTCGCCCGTTTTACCGAGCAGAACAAACCGGGTGCCATCATCGAACGCTCCCGGTTCTTACTGGAGGGCGGACAGTGGTACTATATTGATGGTACTCGTCCGCAGTTTGGTCGTAATGACCCCTGCCCCTGCGGTTCAGGTAAAAAATTTAAAAAGTGTTGCGGGCAATAA
- the purU gene encoding formyltetrahydrofolate deformylase translates to MQSLQRKILRTICPDQKGLIARITNICYKHELNIVQNNEFVDHRTGRFFMRTELEGIFNDNTLLADLDGALPENSIRELTPAGRRRVVILVTKEAHCLGDLLMKANYGGLDVEIAAVIGNHDTLRTLVERFDIPFELVSHEGHTREEHDDLMAQAIEAHNPDYVVLAKYMRVLTPSFVSRFPNKIINIHHSFLPAFIGARPYHQAYERGVKIVGATAHYVNDNLDEGPIIMQDVIHVDHTYTAEDMMRAGRDVEKNVLSRALYQVLAQRVFVYGNRTIIL, encoded by the coding sequence ATGCAATCACTCCAACGCAAAATACTGCGTACCATTTGCCCTGACCAGAAGGGTCTGATCGCCCGTATCACCAACATTTGCTACAAGCATGAACTGAACATCGTGCAGAACAACGAGTTCGTGGATCATCGCACGGGCCGCTTCTTTATGCGCACCGAGCTGGAAGGCATATTCAACGACAACACCCTGCTGGCTGACCTCGACGGCGCATTACCGGAAAACTCCATTCGCGAGCTGACTCCTGCCGGTCGCCGCCGCGTGGTGATTCTGGTGACTAAAGAAGCGCACTGCCTTGGCGATCTGCTGATGAAAGCCAATTACGGCGGCCTGGACGTTGAAATTGCCGCAGTCATCGGCAACCACGATACCCTGCGTACGCTGGTCGAGCGTTTTGATATTCCGTTCGAACTGGTGAGCCACGAGGGGCATACCCGCGAAGAGCACGACGATCTGATGGCGCAGGCCATTGAAGCACACAATCCTGACTACGTGGTGCTGGCGAAATACATGCGCGTACTGACACCGTCGTTTGTCTCACGCTTCCCGAATAAGATCATCAACATTCACCACTCGTTCCTGCCTGCCTTCATTGGCGCGCGTCCGTACCATCAGGCGTACGAGCGCGGCGTGAAGATTGTCGGGGCGACCGCCCACTACGTGAACGATAACCTGGATGAAGGTCCGATCATCATGCAGGACGTGATTCACGTCGATCACACCTATACCGCAGAAGATATGATGCGTGCCGGTCGTGACGTGGAGAAGAACGTACTGAGCCGCGCGCTGTATCAGGTGCTGGCCCAGCGCGTGTTTGTCTACGGCAACAGAACGATTATTCTTTAA
- the narI gene encoding respiratory nitrate reductase subunit gamma, with protein MHFLNMFFFDIYPYIAGTVFLVGSWLRYDYGQYTWRAGSSQMLDRKGMNLASNLFHIGILGVIAGHAFGMLTPHWMYEAWLPLEVKQKMAMFGGGAAGVMCLVGGLLLLKRRLFSPRIRATTTAADILVMAVLVIQCALGLATIPFSAQHMDGSEMMKLVGWAQSVVTFHGGASEHLDGVAFIFRMHLVLGMTLFVLFPFSRLVHIWSVPVEYLTRKYQIVRARR; from the coding sequence ATGCACTTCCTGAATATGTTCTTCTTTGATATCTATCCGTACATTGCGGGTACCGTGTTCCTGGTAGGCAGTTGGCTGCGTTATGACTACGGGCAGTACACCTGGCGTGCGGGCTCCAGCCAGATGCTGGATCGCAAAGGGATGAACCTGGCGTCGAACCTGTTCCACATCGGGATTCTGGGTGTGATCGCCGGTCACGCCTTCGGGATGCTGACGCCGCACTGGATGTATGAAGCCTGGCTGCCGCTGGAAGTGAAGCAGAAGATGGCGATGTTTGGCGGCGGTGCCGCGGGCGTGATGTGCCTGGTGGGTGGTTTGCTGCTGCTCAAACGCCGTCTGTTCAGCCCGCGTATTCGTGCGACGACAACGGCGGCGGATATTCTGGTGATGGCGGTGCTGGTTATCCAGTGCGCGCTGGGTCTGGCGACGATTCCTTTCTCTGCCCAACATATGGACGGCAGCGAGATGATGAAACTGGTCGGCTGGGCGCAGTCCGTGGTGACGTTCCACGGCGGGGCGTCTGAGCATCTGGACGGCGTAGCCTTTATCTTCCGAATGCATCTGGTGCTGGGTATGACGCTGTTCGTGCTGTTCCCGTTCTCGCGCCTGGTGCATATCTGGAGCGTGCCGGTTGAGTACCTGACGCGTAAGTACCAGATTGTGCGCGCACGTCGCTGA
- the narJ gene encoding nitrate reductase molybdenum cofactor assembly chaperone, giving the protein MIELVIVSRLLEYPDAALWQHQQELFDALASSDNLDKEDAQALGVFLRDLLTQDQLDAQSDYSQLFDRGRATSLLLFEHVHGESRDRGQAMVDLMAQYEAHGLQLDSRELPDHLPLYLEYLAQLPREEALGGLQDIAPILALLSARLKQRESRYAVLFELLVKLANAAVDSDKVAEKIADEARDDTPQALDAVWEEEQVKFFADQNCGESEISAHQRRFAGAVAPQYLNISNGGQQ; this is encoded by the coding sequence ATGATTGAACTCGTCATTGTTTCGCGTCTGCTCGAGTACCCTGATGCTGCCCTGTGGCAGCATCAGCAGGAGCTCTTTGATGCACTCGCGTCATCGGATAATCTGGATAAAGAAGACGCGCAGGCGTTAGGCGTTTTCCTGCGTGATTTACTCACTCAGGATCAGCTGGATGCGCAGTCTGACTACAGCCAGCTGTTTGACCGCGGCCGTGCCACCTCGCTACTGCTGTTCGAACACGTTCACGGTGAATCCCGCGATCGCGGTCAGGCGATGGTTGACCTGATGGCGCAGTACGAAGCGCACGGCTTGCAGCTCGACAGCCGCGAGCTGCCGGACCATCTGCCGCTGTATCTGGAATATCTGGCGCAGCTGCCGCGTGAAGAGGCGCTGGGCGGTCTGCAGGATATCGCTCCGATTCTGGCGTTGCTGAGTGCGCGTCTGAAACAGCGTGAAAGCCGCTATGCGGTGCTGTTCGAACTGCTGGTGAAACTGGCGAACGCGGCGGTAGATAGCGACAAAGTGGCGGAAAAAATCGCCGACGAAGCGCGCGATGATACCCCGCAGGCGCTGGATGCGGTCTGGGAAGAAGAGCAAGTGAAGTTCTTTGCTGACCAGAATTGCGGCGAGTCGGAAATCTCTGCTCACCAGCGTCGTTTTGCCGGAGCTGTCGCCCCGCAATATTTGAATATCTCTAACGGAGGACAGCAATAA
- the narH gene encoding nitrate reductase subunit beta: protein MKIRSQVGMVLNLDKCIGCHTCSVTCKNVWTSREGTEYAWFNNVETKPGTGFPTDWENQEKWKGGWIRKINGKLVPRMGNKALLLGKIFANPHLPGIDDYYEPFDFDYQNLHNAPEGKHQPIARPRSLITGQRMDKISKGPNWEDDLGGEFEKLSKDQNFENMQKAMYGQFENTFMMYLPRLCEHCLNPACVATCPSGAIYKREEDGIVLIDQDKCRGWRMCITGCPYKKIYFNWKSGKSEKCIFCYPRIEAGMPTVCSESCVGRIRYLGVLLYDADAIETAASTENEKDLYQRQLDVFLDPNDPKVIEQALKDGIPQSVIDSAQQSPVYKMAMDWKLALPLHPEYRTLPMVWYVPPLSPIQSAADAGELGSNGILPDVESLRIPVQYLANLLTAGDTQPVLLALKRMLAMRHFKRAETVDGVIDTSALEEVGLSEAQAQEMYRYLAIANYEDRFVVPSSHREQARDAFPEKSGCGFTFGDGCHGSDSKFNLFNSRRIDAMDVTSKTEPHQ, encoded by the coding sequence ATGAAAATTCGTTCACAAGTCGGCATGGTGCTGAATCTGGATAAATGCATCGGCTGTCATACCTGCTCAGTCACCTGTAAAAATGTCTGGACCAGCCGCGAAGGTACGGAGTACGCGTGGTTCAACAACGTCGAAACCAAACCAGGCACCGGCTTCCCGACCGACTGGGAAAACCAGGAAAAATGGAAGGGTGGTTGGATCCGTAAGATCAACGGCAAACTGGTGCCGCGCATGGGTAACAAAGCGCTGCTGCTGGGGAAAATCTTTGCTAACCCGCATCTGCCGGGCATCGACGATTACTACGAGCCGTTTGATTTTGACTACCAGAACCTGCACAACGCGCCGGAAGGGAAACATCAGCCGATTGCGCGTCCGCGCTCGCTGATCACCGGCCAGCGTATGGACAAAATCAGCAAAGGCCCGAACTGGGAAGACGATCTCGGCGGTGAGTTCGAAAAACTGTCGAAAGATCAGAACTTCGAAAACATGCAGAAGGCGATGTACGGCCAGTTCGAAAACACCTTCATGATGTACCTGCCGCGTCTGTGCGAACACTGCCTGAACCCGGCGTGTGTCGCGACCTGTCCGAGCGGAGCCATCTACAAGCGTGAAGAAGACGGCATCGTGCTGATCGATCAGGACAAGTGCCGCGGCTGGCGTATGTGCATTACCGGCTGCCCGTACAAAAAGATCTACTTCAACTGGAAGAGCGGCAAGTCCGAGAAGTGCATCTTCTGTTATCCGCGTATCGAAGCGGGGATGCCGACCGTCTGTTCCGAAAGCTGCGTAGGCCGTATTCGTTACCTCGGCGTGCTGCTGTATGACGCGGATGCGATTGAAACTGCGGCGAGCACTGAGAACGAGAAAGATCTCTATCAGCGTCAGCTGGACGTGTTCCTCGATCCGAACGATCCGAAAGTGATTGAGCAGGCGCTGAAAGACGGCATTCCGCAGAGCGTAATCGACTCCGCGCAGCAGTCGCCGGTGTACAAAATGGCGATGGACTGGAAGCTGGCTCTGCCGCTGCACCCGGAATATCGCACGCTGCCGATGGTCTGGTATGTGCCACCGCTGTCTCCAATTCAGTCCGCCGCCGATGCGGGTGAACTGGGCAGCAACGGGATCCTGCCGGACGTGGAAAGCCTGCGTATCCCGGTTCAGTACCTGGCAAACCTGCTCACCGCAGGGGATACCCAGCCGGTGCTGCTGGCCCTGAAACGTATGCTGGCAATGCGTCACTTCAAGCGTGCAGAAACCGTTGATGGCGTGATCGACACCAGCGCGCTGGAAGAGGTCGGCCTGAGCGAAGCGCAGGCCCAGGAGATGTACCGTTACCTGGCGATTGCGAACTACGAAGATCGTTTCGTGGTGCCAAGCAGCCACCGCGAACAGGCGCGCGACGCCTTCCCGGAGAAAAGCGGTTGTGGCTTTACCTTCGGCGACGGTTGCCACGGTTCAGACAGCAAATTCAACCTGTTCAACAGCCGTCGCATTGATGCGATGGATGTGACCAGCAAAACGGAGCCGCACCAATGA